A single bacterium DNA region contains:
- the thpR gene encoding RNA 2',3'-cyclic phosphodiesterase produces the protein MRLFIAVELEEKIKNAISLAIKKIKIDVLKPKWVNPENCHITLKFLGEVEEKRLPEILDVLKDEALKHKPFIISFGEIGAFPKIDYPRVIWIGIEKGRDFLLQIANFLEDSLFKIGFEKEKRGFSAHLTLARIKEPFKTNCLSPYISKRFISDEMPVKEISLIESKLTPKGSIYTTIKSFLIAESEHDKYTA, from the coding sequence ATGAGGCTATTTATTGCTGTTGAATTAGAGGAAAAAATAAAAAATGCCATTTCTCTTGCAATAAAGAAGATAAAGATAGATGTATTAAAACCAAAGTGGGTTAATCCAGAAAATTGCCATATTACCCTAAAGTTTTTAGGAGAGGTAGAAGAAAAAAGGCTTCCTGAAATTCTTGATGTTCTAAAAGACGAGGCATTAAAACATAAACCTTTTATTATTTCATTTGGAGAGATTGGTGCATTTCCAAAAATAGATTATCCAAGGGTTATCTGGATAGGGATTGAGAAAGGGAGAGATTTTCTCTTACAAATTGCCAATTTCCTTGAGGATTCCCTTTTTAAAATAGGCTTTGAAAAAGAAAAAAGGGGGTTTTCAGCCCATCTAACCCTTGCAAGGATAAAAGAGCCTTTTAAAACAAATTGCCTTTCTCCATATATTTCTAAAAGGTTTATTTCTGATGAGATGCCTGTTAAGGAAATTAGCCTAATAGAAAGCAAACTTACACCAAAAGGGTCTATATATACTACGATAAAATCCTTTCTGATTGCGGAATCCGAACACGACAAATACACAGCGTAA
- a CDS encoding (2Fe-2S) ferredoxin domain-containing protein, whose amino-acid sequence MKLTVDDLKKIKEGFKAQATLREGKQRVKITVHMGTCGIAAGARNIMSVIMDEIGKRNLTDIIVTTSGCAGMCSKEPMMTVEIVGSSPVKYGLLDEEKTRRIFFEHILSGNILSDLTIGMGCETSY is encoded by the coding sequence ATGAAGCTAACAGTAGATGACCTTAAAAAAATTAAAGAGGGCTTTAAAGCACAGGCTACATTAAGGGAAGGGAAGCAAAGGGTAAAGATAACAGTTCATATGGGAACCTGCGGGATTGCCGCTGGAGCAAGAAATATAATGTCTGTAATAATGGATGAGATAGGAAAAAGAAACCTTACAGACATCATTGTAACAACCTCTGGATGTGCAGGTATGTGTTCAAAAGAGCCAATGATGACTGTTGAAATAGTTGGTTCTTCGCCTGTTAAGTATGGCTTGCTGGACGAAGAGAAAACAAGAAGGATATTCTTTGAACATATCCTCTCTGGCAATATCCTATCTGACCTTACAATTGGTATGGGCTGTGAAACAAGTTATTGA
- the bamA gene encoding outer membrane protein assembly factor BamA: MKIKAILFCLIFKIGFCSVIGKIDFAGNKRVSNDEIKKVLPIKEGDEFFDFKEKDCIKAIYGLGEFSDIESKTKEEGTSISITFILKECPLIKKIAFSGCKKKKTEELKDVITIKEGKPLFIPKIEEEKRKLISFYKKEGFYFVEVEPKIKDEDVIFEIKENDETKIKKIRFSGNRSFSSFRLKWKIKTGKGDAYIKENIDEDIDRLCQFYKEQGYARVAIQEPKITFEKKGIIVDITVNEGKKYKIGNISISGNTLFSNNEIRRLIKIKEGEVYNLKRLEEGFRDIVRLYYNKGYVSAGIIPEESAKLKEGIIDYKIYIDEGGVSYIEGITIIGNKKTKDKVIRRELLIKEGDLLLWDNVSASRQRLSLLGYFEDVGIDILPGKEKNKKIVQIDVVEGKRGTALFGLSYTSQYGIFGSIQTSLINLFGMGYSANIKADIGKKMTNYEISFNDPWFLDKPISLGVGLWHQKLTRDYYAEDREGGYISLGKRWRRFNRAYLKYKLNRSRFVDVKDSAPSDVVNWKNEWGDKYAVTSSIETGIIHDTRMPNVFSPEKGSKISLSSQFAGGILGGDINFYKPNFEASWYIPSLWKFILCLHTDFGFVSGEKISDSEKFYLGGAKTIRGHSERSIHPLSGGGDSYLLLNTEYKIPLGKSLSFGVFLDGGNTWEKGEEELLDLKYGTGFGLSFNSPVGPLRFDYAWPLSGEKKEPQFHFTIGESF; the protein is encoded by the coding sequence ATGAAGATAAAAGCTATACTTTTTTGTCTTATTTTTAAGATAGGGTTTTGTTCTGTTATAGGAAAGATTGATTTTGCAGGAAATAAAAGGGTATCAAATGATGAAATAAAAAAGGTTCTTCCCATTAAGGAGGGTGATGAATTTTTTGATTTTAAAGAGAAGGATTGCATAAAGGCAATCTATGGCCTAGGTGAGTTTAGCGATATTGAAAGCAAGACAAAAGAAGAAGGGACTTCTATTTCAATCACATTTATCCTTAAGGAATGCCCTTTAATAAAGAAGATTGCATTTTCTGGATGTAAAAAAAAGAAAACAGAAGAATTAAAGGATGTAATTACAATAAAGGAGGGAAAGCCTTTATTTATCCCAAAGATAGAGGAAGAAAAGAGAAAGCTCATTTCATTTTACAAGAAAGAGGGTTTCTATTTTGTAGAGGTAGAGCCAAAGATAAAGGATGAAGATGTAATCTTTGAAATAAAGGAGAATGATGAGACAAAGATAAAAAAGATAAGGTTTTCTGGAAACAGGTCGTTTTCATCGTTCAGGCTTAAATGGAAGATAAAAACAGGAAAGGGTGATGCTTACATAAAGGAAAATATTGATGAGGATATAGATAGGCTTTGTCAATTTTACAAAGAACAGGGCTATGCAAGGGTTGCAATACAAGAGCCAAAGATAACATTTGAAAAGAAGGGGATAATTGTTGATATAACGGTAAATGAGGGGAAAAAATATAAAATTGGAAATATTAGCATAAGCGGAAATACATTGTTTTCCAATAATGAAATTAGGAGGCTTATAAAGATAAAGGAGGGCGAGGTTTATAATTTAAAGAGGCTTGAGGAGGGCTTTAGGGATATAGTAAGGCTCTATTACAATAAAGGCTATGTTTCGGCAGGTATTATTCCAGAGGAATCAGCTAAACTCAAAGAAGGAATAATTGATTATAAAATTTATATAGATGAGGGAGGGGTTTCATATATTGAAGGAATCACAATTATTGGAAATAAAAAGACAAAGGATAAGGTTATAAGGAGGGAGCTTTTAATAAAAGAGGGAGACCTTCTTTTATGGGATAATGTTTCTGCATCAAGACAGAGGCTTTCCCTCCTTGGATACTTTGAGGATGTTGGTATTGATATATTGCCAGGCAAGGAGAAAAACAAAAAGATAGTCCAGATAGATGTAGTTGAGGGAAAGAGGGGAACAGCCCTATTTGGATTAAGCTATACAAGCCAGTATGGCATATTTGGCTCTATACAAACAAGCCTTATAAACCTTTTTGGAATGGGATATTCGGCAAACATCAAGGCAGATATTGGAAAGAAGATGACAAACTATGAAATTTCCTTTAATGATCCATGGTTTCTTGATAAACCTATATCCCTTGGTGTTGGTTTGTGGCATCAAAAGCTTACAAGGGATTATTATGCTGAGGATAGGGAAGGAGGATATATTAGCCTAGGAAAGCGATGGAGAAGGTTTAATAGAGCATACCTTAAATATAAGCTTAATAGAAGCAGGTTTGTTGATGTTAAAGATTCTGCACCGTCTGATGTAGTCAATTGGAAGAATGAATGGGGTGATAAATATGCTGTAACAAGCTCTATTGAAACAGGAATTATTCATGATACAAGGATGCCAAATGTATTTTCTCCAGAGAAAGGCTCTAAAATTTCCCTGTCATCCCAATTTGCAGGAGGTATTCTTGGTGGTGATATAAATTTTTATAAACCAAATTTTGAGGCTTCCTGGTATATCCCATCCCTCTGGAAGTTTATTTTGTGTTTGCATACAGATTTTGGTTTTGTAAGTGGAGAGAAGATATCGGATTCTGAAAAGTTCTACCTTGGTGGAGCAAAAACAATAAGGGGGCATAGCGAAAGATCTATCCATCCATTATCTGGTGGAGGAGATTCCTATCTCCTTCTCAATACAGAATATAAAATTCCACTTGGAAAAAGCCTTTCCTTCGGCGTATTTCTTGATGGTGGAAATACATGGGAAAAGGGAGAGGAGGAATTGCTTGACTTAAAATATGGCACAGGGTTTGGACTAAGCTTTAATTCACCTGTTGGGCCATTAAGGTTTGACTATGCCTGGCCATTATCGGGAGAGAAAAAAGAGCCTCAATTTCATTTTACCATAGGAGAGTCGTTTTAA
- the ruvX gene encoding Holliday junction resolvase RuvX → MRILCLDVGDKRIGCAISDESGKIALGLDVIKMEGAIESLKALLEKYNPSKIIFGLPLTMDGKSAHQAEKVLKFASRVSEITDIPTDFWDERLSTKAAEKILEGVKKEERDRVIDKLSAQIILQGYLK, encoded by the coding sequence ATGAGGATTCTTTGTTTGGATGTTGGTGATAAAAGAATAGGTTGTGCAATATCCGATGAAAGTGGTAAAATTGCATTAGGCCTTGATGTTATCAAAATGGAGGGAGCAATAGAATCTTTAAAAGCCCTATTAGAAAAATACAATCCATCTAAAATTATTTTTGGTCTTCCCCTTACAATGGATGGAAAGAGTGCACATCAGGCAGAAAAGGTTCTAAAATTTGCTAGCAGGGTTAGTGAAATAACAGATATTCCCACAGACTTCTGGGATGAGAGGCTTTCTACAAAAGCCGCAGAGAAGATATTAGAGGGAGTAAAAAAAGAGGAAAGGGATAGGGTAATAGATAAGCTATCAGCCCAGATAATTCTGCAAGGCTATCTTAAATGA